A genomic window from Elaeis guineensis isolate ETL-2024a chromosome 3, EG11, whole genome shotgun sequence includes:
- the LOC105041416 gene encoding uncharacterized protein: MPSHCLPTKLLTSTPSSSSSSSSCSTFASAAPITSPCTLGRPSPTLCRLHLWPLRSPGSVSPGASPLRASSRGVSSGGGMGDQAVSYLSQKDAAVIDEILMGPLGDFSVEQLMEFVGLSVATSIAEITGSLSDRRA; the protein is encoded by the exons ATGCCGTCTCATTGCCTCCCCACGAAACTTCTCACTTCCACTCCCTCCtcgtcctcttcctcctcctcctgctccaCCTTCGCCTCCGCCGCCCCGATTACGTCCCCATGTACCCTCGGCCGGCCATCTCCGACGCTCTGTCGTCTTCACCTCTGGCCTCTGAGAAGCCCGGGATCCGTCTCACCCGGCGCCTCGCCTCTGCGTGCTTCTTCTCGCGGCGTCTCTTCTGGAGGAGGGATGGGGGACCAAGCGGTATCGTATCTCTCCCAGAAAGATGCGGCGGTGATCGACGAGATCCTCATGGGTCCTCTTGGTGACTTCAGCGTCGAACAGTTGATG GAATTCGTGGGACTGAGCGTGGCTACCTCGATAGCGGAGATAACGGGGTCCTTATCGGATCGTAGGG